One genomic region from Apodemus sylvaticus chromosome 1, mApoSyl1.1, whole genome shotgun sequence encodes:
- the LOC127671072 gene encoding zinc finger protein 316-like translates to MGTVKLKSCLYATSTSPTAIFPGCWNMDPRMDSCEEISELLWENPKKPREESCDLDFFKTQNCSWNVFSYFSQIFISVEDVAGIFTIEEWGHLDLDQRTLYQEVMMKTCGLLFLLGPLLGKLGCPGICSVD, encoded by the exons ATGGGTACTGTGAAACTGAAATCCTGTCTTTATGCCACAAGCACTTCACCCACAGCTATCTTCCCAGGCTGTTGGAACATGGATCCAAGAATGGACTCCTGTGAGGAAATTTCTGAGCTCTTATGGGAAAACCCCAAGAAACCAAGGGAAGAGTCTTGTGACCTcgatttcttcaaaacacagaattgttcttggaatgtgttttcatACTTCTCCCAG ATCTTTATTTCAGTTGAAGATGTGGCTGGGATCTTCACCATAGAGGAATGGGGACATCTGGACCTGGATCAGAGGACTCTGTACCAGGAGGTGATGATGAAGACCTGTGGGCTTCTGTTCTTACTGG ggCCTTTACTGggtaagcttggctgtcctggaatttgctctgtagattga
- the Znf599 gene encoding LOW QUALITY PROTEIN: zinc finger protein 599 (The sequence of the model RefSeq protein was modified relative to this genomic sequence to represent the inferred CDS: inserted 2 bases in 2 codons; deleted 2 bases in 1 codon; substituted 4 bases at 4 genomic stop codons) yields MVKNMKWEHKDNGLLHGDMSWKPEVLXEQATPQDSTHXRYSQGPEKEHVVNTGSPYQCKGCGKVFRNNWDLVWPQQIHVGIKPYECKKCGKICQYMVDFIQHMRNHTQEKPHQCMECRKAFKXQLSSHQWMHTGDKPYECIECGGAFSHHSTFIXHKIHSTEKPFLCKDCGKAFYYSSSFGQHMGIHTGKKLYKCSQCGKTFTHFSTFMKHKQPHTGEKLYVCKDCGKXHSTFLHHNMTYTGEKPFVCKECRETFCVNSSFIQHMRIHTGEKPYECNECGKAFTHPSVFIQHTRAHSGIKPLECKKCAKAFHYSSSFIWHMRIHIGEKPYVCRECGKAFMQPAKFLRHSRIHTKEKPFECTVCEKAFYDTFALIRHMRNHTLHKPLECSNCGKTFSHNSSFIQHXKIQSRS; encoded by the exons ATGGTCAAAAATATGAAGTGGGAACACAAGGACAATGGACTCCTCCATGGAGACATGTCCTGGAAACCTGAG GTCTTATAGGAGCAAGCTACTCCACAAGATTCCACCCATTAACGTTATTCCCAAGGACCAGAAAAAGAGCATGTGGTTAATACAGGGAGCCCTTATCAATGTAAAGGATGTGGGAAAGTGTTTAGGAATAATTGGGACTTAGTATGGCCTCAGCAGATTCATGTTGGAATAAAGCCCTATGAATGTAAGAAGTGTGGGAAGATCTGTCAGTACATGGTTGACTTTATTCAGCATATGAGGAATCATACCCAGGAGAAACCACACCAATGCATGGAGTGCAGGAAGGCCTTCA CACAGCTCTCATCTCACCAGTGGATGCACACTGGTGACAAACCCTACGAGTGCATAGAATGTGGGGGAGCCTTCTCCCATCACTCCACATTCATCTAGCACAAGATCCACTCGACAGAAAAGCCTTTCCTctgcaaagactgtgggaaagCTTTTTACTACAGCTCTTCATTTGGACAGCACATGGGGATTCACACTGGAAAGAAGCTTTACAAGTGCAGCCAGTGTGGGAAGACCTTCACACACTTCTCCACTTTTATGAAACATAAGCAGCCCCACACTGGGGAGAAGCTCTATGTGTGCAAGGACTGTGGCA GCCACTCCACATTTCTCCACCACAACATGACCTACACTGGGGAAAAGCCCTTTGTGTGCAAAGAATGTAGAGAGACTTTTTGTGTTAATTCCTCCTTTATTCAGCACATGAGGATTCATACTGGTGAGAAGCCCTATGAG TGTAATGAGTGTGGCAAGGCTTTCACCCACCCCTCTGTCTTCATCCAACACACTCGAGCCCACAGTGGAATCAAACCGCTGGAGTGCAAAAAGTGTGCCAAAGCCTTTCACTATAGCTCTTCATTCATCTGGCACATGAGGATCCACATTGGAGAGAAGCCATATGTTTGTagagaatgtgggaaagcctttatgCAACCTGCAAAATTCCTTCGGCATAGTAGGATCCATACAAAGGAGAAACCCTTTGAATGCACAGTGTGTGAGAAGGCCTTTTATGACACCTTTGCCTTAATTAGGCACATGAGAAATCACACATTACACAAGCCCCTTGAGTGCAGCAACTGTGGGAAAACCTTTAGCCACAACTCATCCTTCATTCAGCATTGAAAGATCCAATCCAGGTCTTGA